From the genome of Pseudomonadota bacterium, one region includes:
- a CDS encoding DUF882 domain-containing protein: MSRRGFLQWGAGAAVLCAAPAWAKVPSRRALSFEHLHTGERLSVTYYANGAYNDHALKSINHLLRDFRTAQVFPIRRQLLDQLYLVHAAIGSDAPFQIICGYRSPATNEFLRRTSSGVAQRSLHMDGMAIDVRLRDTRTRHLRDVAARLKLGGVGYYASSDFVHLDIGRPRQW, encoded by the coding sequence ATGTCGCGTCGTGGGTTTTTGCAATGGGGCGCAGGTGCGGCCGTGCTGTGCGCCGCGCCCGCGTGGGCCAAGGTGCCGTCGCGTCGTGCCTTGTCTTTCGAGCATCTGCATACCGGTGAACGCCTGTCCGTCACCTATTACGCCAACGGCGCCTACAACGATCACGCGTTGAAATCGATCAATCACCTGTTGCGCGACTTCCGCACCGCGCAGGTCTTCCCGATCCGTCGCCAATTGCTCGACCAGCTCTACCTCGTGCACGCCGCCATCGGCAGCGATGCGCCGTTCCAGATCATCTGCGGTTACCGTTCGCCGGCCACCAACGAGTTCCTGCGCCGCACCAGCAGCGGCGTCGCCCAGCGCAGCCTGCACATGGATGGCATGGCCATCGACGTACGCCTGCGCGATACCCGCACGCGCCACCTGCGCGATGTCGCGGCGCGCCTGAAGCTCGGCGGCGTCGGCTACTACGCGTCCTCCGATTTCGTGCACCTGGACATCGGCCGCCCGCGCCAGTGGTGA
- a CDS encoding enoyl-CoA hydratase/isomerase family protein, with amino-acid sequence MFETLHYVAADGVGVITLNRPDRLNAVNAAMATELEALARRLRDDATLRAVIVTGAGRVFCAGADIAALDALTNADAAYRFLEGLQVAFNAIEALPMPTIAAVHGLAFGGGCELALACDFRLLGQDARLGVPEIKLGLLPGAGGTQRLSRLLPAAIARQMIYFGEPLDADTALAHGLVNAVVASGEVLDEARRWAARLAALPPLALRSAKLLVHGAALHGLASGIEAERQAVSYLFQTQDAHEGVRAFLEKRSARFQGN; translated from the coding sequence ATGTTCGAAACCTTGCATTACGTGGCCGCGGACGGCGTTGGCGTCATAACGCTCAATCGCCCGGACCGTTTGAACGCGGTCAATGCCGCGATGGCCACCGAACTCGAAGCGCTCGCGCGCCGGCTGCGCGACGACGCCACGCTGCGCGCGGTGATCGTGACCGGCGCCGGCCGCGTGTTCTGCGCCGGCGCCGACATCGCGGCGCTCGACGCGCTGACCAATGCCGATGCCGCCTATCGCTTTCTCGAAGGCCTGCAGGTGGCGTTCAATGCCATCGAGGCCTTGCCCATGCCGACCATCGCGGCGGTGCATGGTCTTGCATTCGGGGGCGGCTGCGAACTGGCGCTGGCCTGTGATTTTCGCCTGCTCGGCCAGGACGCGCGCCTGGGCGTGCCGGAGATCAAGCTCGGTCTCTTGCCCGGCGCCGGCGGCACCCAGCGCCTGTCGCGTCTGCTGCCCGCCGCGATCGCGCGCCAGATGATCTACTTCGGCGAGCCGCTCGATGCCGACACCGCGCTCGCGCACGGCCTGGTCAACGCGGTGGTCGCCAGCGGTGAGGTGCTGGACGAAGCGCGGCGCTGGGCCGCGCGCCTTGCCGCGCTGCCGCCGTTGGCGCTGCGCTCCGCGAAACTCTTGGTGCATGGCGCGGCCTTGCATGGCCTGGCCTCGGGCATCGAAGCGGAACGGCAGGCCGTCAGCTACCTGTTTCAAACGCAGGACGCGCACGAAGGCGTGCGCGCCTTTCTCGAAAAGCGCAGCGCGCGGTTCCAGGGAAACTAG